One window from the genome of Desulfuromonas acetoxidans DSM 684 encodes:
- a CDS encoding 3-methyl-2-oxobutanoate dehydrogenase subunit VorB, with amino-acid sequence MTKRLFVKGNEAVAMGAIEAGCRYYFGYPITPQSDIPEYISREFLKIGGEFIQAESEVASINMLLGASACGARAMTSSSSPGISLKQEGISYMSGSECPGLIVNICRSGPGLGGIDASQADYFQATKGGGHGGYHIIVLAPDCVQEMYDMAILAFDLSDRYRVPAMILADAVIGQMKEALEPHPYVKPDDLGPKDWALIGDGKAGEQKIVKSLYLGDGELEAHNNRLHAKYAVMQDKEVRYEGIALDDAELLVTAYGSTARIAKTAVRLAREQGMKVGLLRPITLFPFPKAAFKEHGEKVGKILCFELNNGQMVDDVRLAAPGVEVDFYGRPPGAGSLPTPEEFLAQIRSRYEVSV; translated from the coding sequence GTGACAAAACGTTTGTTTGTAAAAGGCAACGAAGCGGTTGCTATGGGAGCCATTGAGGCGGGATGCCGTTACTACTTTGGCTACCCGATCACTCCGCAGAGTGATATTCCCGAATATATCTCCCGCGAGTTTCTGAAAATTGGCGGTGAGTTTATCCAGGCCGAAAGCGAGGTTGCGTCAATCAATATGCTGCTTGGTGCCAGTGCCTGTGGTGCCCGCGCCATGACCTCGTCTTCAAGTCCCGGCATCTCCCTCAAGCAGGAGGGGATTTCCTATATGTCGGGCAGTGAATGTCCCGGTCTGATTGTCAATATCTGTCGCAGTGGCCCCGGCCTTGGAGGCATTGACGCGTCTCAGGCCGATTATTTTCAGGCCACCAAAGGTGGCGGACATGGTGGTTATCACATCATTGTTCTGGCACCGGACTGTGTTCAGGAAATGTATGACATGGCGATTCTTGCTTTTGATCTGTCGGATCGCTACCGGGTGCCGGCGATGATTCTGGCAGATGCGGTCATCGGTCAGATGAAAGAAGCGCTGGAGCCGCATCCTTATGTCAAACCGGATGATCTTGGCCCCAAGGACTGGGCCCTGATTGGCGACGGCAAGGCTGGTGAGCAGAAGATTGTTAAATCGCTTTATCTTGGTGATGGTGAGCTGGAAGCGCATAACAACCGTCTGCATGCCAAATATGCGGTGATGCAAGACAAGGAGGTGCGCTACGAGGGGATTGCTCTGGACGATGCCGAGTTGTTGGTCACCGCCTATGGCAGCACCGCGCGTATCGCCAAGACGGCTGTGCGCCTTGCGCGTGAACAGGGCATGAAAGTCGGTCTGTTGCGTCCGATCACCCTGTTTCCGTTTCCAAAGGCTGCTTTCAAAGAACACGGTGAAAAAGTCGGTAAAATTCTGTGTTTTGAACTGAATAATGGGCAGATGGTTGATGATGTGCGCCTGGCCGCACCCGGTGTTGAGGTTGATTTTTATGGACGTCCTCCCGGAGCCGGTTCTCTGCCGACCCCGGAAGAGTTCCTGGCCCAGATCCGTTCTCGTTATGAGGTGTCCGTATGA
- a CDS encoding DUF3617 domain-containing protein, producing MVKKSFVLLGCAFTALLFTACSSSSDSSNVNLQEGRWQITTEVKMANLPFAMPPTSYTTCLTQDDLVPEQGIQQDNNACEITSQNVKGNTVSWTITCQSDQGATVSNGSITYAGDTFNGKITTEIPGAGTTEQVLSGKRIGDCP from the coding sequence ATGGTGAAAAAATCATTCGTGTTGCTTGGTTGCGCCTTCACGGCATTGCTGTTCACAGCATGCTCTTCGTCATCGGATTCGAGCAATGTGAATCTGCAGGAAGGACGTTGGCAGATCACAACGGAAGTTAAAATGGCCAATCTCCCCTTTGCCATGCCACCGACATCGTACACCACCTGCCTGACCCAGGATGATCTGGTTCCTGAGCAAGGAATACAACAGGACAACAATGCTTGTGAGATTACATCACAAAACGTTAAGGGCAATACCGTCAGCTGGACGATTACCTGTCAAAGCGACCAGGGTGCAACAGTCAGCAACGGTTCCATCACCTATGCCGGTGACACATTCAACGGTAAAATTACGACCGAAATTCCCGGTGCAGGGACGACTGAACAAGTACTGAGCGGTAAACGTATCGGTGACTGTCCATAA
- a CDS encoding 4Fe-4S dicluster domain-containing protein translates to MAKNKIEINELRCKGCALCTVACPQGLIKMSTELNKQGFLPAMITAEDMERCSGCTLCAQVCPDVAIEVYRGV, encoded by the coding sequence GTGGCGAAGAATAAGATAGAAATTAACGAGCTGCGCTGTAAGGGTTGTGCCTTGTGTACCGTGGCCTGCCCGCAAGGGCTGATCAAAATGAGTACTGAACTGAATAAACAGGGCTTTCTCCCGGCGATGATTACGGCGGAGGACATGGAACGTTGTAGCGGTTGTACTCTGTGTGCCCAGGTGTGTCCGGATGTAGCGATAGAGGTTTATCGGGGCGTTTAG